One Brassica napus cultivar Da-Ae chromosome C4, Da-Ae, whole genome shotgun sequence genomic region harbors:
- the LOC106394835 gene encoding uncharacterized protein LOC106394835: MMERPQNYLLSCGIKTIEELRHSLLHTRVELEQTIRVAQEELNAKDSHIMQLKDLLNKTIKEKDEAQKRYKKLLLHKNIILQHQTVDEQDPHISGLLSSDGEESIVSSFEPPMQLELDFPDMTLPEKGKLLNAVLKAGPLLQTLLLAGQLPQWRYPPPQRESFEIPPVIIPEATPLSPNSCGSNLNRKRVHCDDSSSKRETKYQRLLFP; this comes from the exons ATGATGGAGAGACCACAGAATTATCTGCTTAGTTGTGGTATAAAG ACAATAGAAGAGTTAAGACATTCACTTCTCCACACAAGAGTGGAGTTAGAGCAAACAATAAGAGTAGCCCAAGAAGAACTCAATGCCAAAGACAGCCACATAATGCAGCTCAAAGATCTCCTCAACAAAACTATTAAAGAGAAAGATGAAGCACAAAAGAGATACAAgaagcttcttcttcacaaaaacATCATCCTTCAACACCAAACTGTAGATGAACAAGACCCACACATCAGTGGGCTTCTTTCATCCGACGGTGAGGAAAGCATTGTCTCATCTTTTGAACCGCCGATGCAGCTCGAGTTAGATTTTCCAGACATGACATTACCGGAGAAAGGGAAGCTTTTAAATGCGGTTTTGAAGGCGGGGCCTCTGCTTCAGACTCTGCTTTTGGCTGGACAGCTTCCACAATGGCGTTATCCACCACCGCAGCGAGAGTCATTCGAAATTCCACCGGTGATTATTCCCGAAGCAACGCCATTGTCACCAAATAGCTGTGGGAGTAATCTTAACCGGAAGAGGGTTCACTGCGATGATTCTAGTTCCAAAAGAGAGACCAAGTACCAAAGACTTCTCTTTCCTTGA